One part of the Aneurinibacillus sp. REN35 genome encodes these proteins:
- a CDS encoding MBL fold metallo-hydrolase, which yields MNTSQGTEVIELRIPTPFSVGPINVFLLKGESCTLVDVGPKTKEAYELLEGFLKQNGLAWHNIDYVFLTHQHVDHAGLTAEVVRRSDATVLTHPGVVPYVTMDEAFMKHHNDFFYTLYEQNGVPSKMLSYVARFQEMMNIYSEPAPVHKTVEGGETFEGDSEWQYVSTPGHTQNHLALYRERDQIMLSGDFLIKEISSNAFLEPPMNSGRIRPKPLLVYREAMQRIAELPIRRMLSAHGDYIENPAELIAQRLQRSDEKAMRMYDLLAEGEKTVFGLSALLFPSIYIKELPLTFSETLGHLDLLVERGQIEFGWAEEAGVYRYRQCK from the coding sequence ATGAATACAAGTCAAGGCACAGAAGTAATCGAGCTGCGTATTCCTACGCCATTTAGTGTAGGTCCCATCAATGTATTTCTGCTAAAAGGAGAGAGCTGTACGCTGGTCGATGTGGGTCCGAAAACGAAAGAAGCGTATGAGCTGCTTGAGGGATTCCTCAAGCAGAACGGACTGGCGTGGCATAATATTGATTATGTATTTTTAACCCATCAGCATGTTGATCATGCTGGTTTAACAGCGGAAGTAGTAAGACGCTCTGATGCTACTGTTCTCACACATCCAGGTGTAGTTCCTTATGTAACGATGGACGAAGCATTTATGAAGCATCATAACGATTTCTTCTATACATTGTATGAGCAGAATGGTGTACCGTCTAAAATGCTTAGTTATGTGGCACGGTTCCAAGAAATGATGAATATATACAGCGAACCGGCTCCTGTGCATAAGACGGTAGAAGGTGGAGAGACCTTTGAAGGGGACAGTGAGTGGCAATATGTATCTACACCTGGGCATACGCAAAACCATCTGGCATTATACAGAGAGCGGGATCAGATTATGCTATCCGGGGACTTCCTTATTAAAGAAATTTCTTCTAATGCTTTTTTAGAGCCCCCAATGAACTCTGGACGTATACGACCAAAACCACTGCTTGTCTATCGTGAGGCGATGCAGCGAATCGCCGAGCTACCGATTCGCCGTATGCTATCGGCTCATGGCGATTATATAGAGAATCCGGCCGAACTGATCGCTCAGCGTTTACAGCGTAGTGATGAGAAGGCGATGCGGATGTATGATTTGCTTGCGGAAGGGGAGAAGACGGTATTTGGACTTTCCGCACTTTTATTTCCATCCATCTATATTAAAGAGCTTCCGCTTACATTTTCGGAAACGTTGGGGCATCTGGATCTTTTGGTAGAAAGAGGACAGATTGAGTTCGGATGGGCGGAAGAGGCGGGAGTATATCGTTATCGGCAGTGTAAATAA
- a CDS encoding DUF485 domain-containing protein: protein MANLAQKKTSNTGGSGGQNIDYSAIARSDKFQRLMQQKRSFIVPMCIFFFVFYYTLPIMTSYSKVLNTPAIGSITWAWVYAFGQFIMTWALCMIYSKKATSFDQLADEIIEDHHKGGRN, encoded by the coding sequence ATGGCAAACCTTGCACAAAAGAAAACATCTAACACAGGGGGAAGTGGTGGGCAAAATATTGACTACTCAGCTATAGCCCGCAGTGATAAATTTCAACGATTAATGCAGCAAAAACGAAGCTTTATCGTCCCGATGTGCATCTTTTTCTTTGTTTTCTATTATACACTGCCAATTATGACATCCTATAGCAAAGTATTAAACACTCCGGCGATCGGCTCCATTACGTGGGCATGGGTCTATGCGTTTGGGCAATTCATTATGACATGGGCATTATGCATGATTTATTCTAAAAAAGCGACCTCCTTTGACCAATTAGCGGATGAGATTATAGAAGATCACCATAAAGGAGGCCGTAACTAA
- the refZ gene encoding forespore capture DNA-binding protein RefZ, which yields MKRSPKLTKQKIVEAAVELFDSQGFDGTTTRQIACKAGVNVALISYYFKSKKGLLEYVMIDYYESMFQRFDDCRSDSGQESLSELLHRMVERLVRFQCESYRVARLIQRELSVESMLGREIMSTYLARFKHYFTAVIEEGIAEGEFPVLKVDGIVIQLMAVTSFPYTYPQIIREVFYLEPLDDSFVEQMVQHTSNFLQHMLTPINTFR from the coding sequence GTGAAGCGTTCACCGAAGCTGACGAAACAAAAAATTGTAGAAGCTGCGGTCGAATTATTTGATTCGCAAGGATTTGACGGCACGACTACTCGACAAATCGCATGCAAGGCAGGGGTGAACGTTGCGCTGATTTCTTATTATTTTAAGAGTAAAAAAGGACTGCTTGAATATGTCATGATTGATTATTATGAGAGTATGTTTCAGCGATTTGATGATTGCCGCTCGGATAGCGGACAGGAATCGCTTTCTGAACTGCTGCATCGCATGGTGGAGAGGTTGGTTCGCTTCCAATGTGAATCCTATCGGGTCGCACGGTTGATCCAACGTGAGCTATCAGTAGAGTCTATGCTTGGGCGAGAGATTATGAGTACGTATCTAGCCCGGTTTAAGCATTATTTTACCGCTGTGATTGAAGAGGGAATTGCAGAGGGGGAATTTCCTGTGTTAAAGGTGGACGGCATCGTGATTCAATTGATGGCGGTCACTAGTTTTCCATATACATATCCGCAGATTATCCGTGAGGTGTTTTATTTAGAGCCGCTAGATGATAGCTTTGTAGAGCAAATGGTGCAGCATACGTCTAACTTTTTGCAGCATATGCTGACACCAATCAACACTTTTCGCTAA
- a CDS encoding histidine phosphatase family protein, with product MEASITTTAKHIYLVRHGETEWNAKRLIQGHSDIPLNKRGNEQARRLAERVRQLPITQVCSSDLVRAYDTACAAASALQLSVCRHAELRERNYGDWEGKDFRTIREKYPDFDPWIDTESRYNIETYAALQQRGLACLSDILKESDAEHILVVSHGGLINAMLHHMSGGFHGTGKTKLSNTSLSHIQYEKEAWMVHIVNDGTHLDN from the coding sequence ATGGAAGCTTCTATTACTACTACTGCGAAACATATCTACCTTGTCCGGCATGGGGAGACAGAATGGAACGCGAAACGCCTTATTCAAGGACACAGCGATATTCCGTTGAACAAGAGGGGGAACGAACAGGCAAGGCGCTTGGCTGAGAGAGTAAGGCAGCTTCCGATTACGCAAGTTTGCTCTAGCGACCTTGTTCGTGCATATGATACCGCCTGTGCAGCCGCCTCAGCACTTCAGCTTTCCGTATGTCGTCATGCAGAGCTGCGGGAGCGAAATTACGGGGATTGGGAAGGAAAAGATTTTCGTACGATCCGTGAGAAGTATCCGGATTTCGACCCGTGGATTGATACAGAGAGCAGGTATAACATCGAGACCTATGCGGCGCTACAGCAGCGCGGGCTCGCTTGTCTTTCAGACATTCTGAAAGAGAGCGATGCTGAACATATTCTTGTGGTCAGCCATGGTGGATTAATTAATGCTATGCTTCATCATATGAGTGGTGGATTTCACGGTACAGGTAAGACGAAACTTAGTAACACCTCGCTTAGCCACATTCAATATGAAAAAGAGGCATGGATGGTTCACATAGTAAATGACGGAACCCATCTCGATAATTAG
- the trpB gene encoding tryptophan synthase subunit beta, with the protein MSEVEVKKGYFGEFGGSFVPEPLQAALDHLEQAFEQYKDDDEFNEELQYYLKEYVGRPNPLYYAQRLTDKLGGAKIYLKREDLNHTGAHKINNVMGQVLLAKRMGAKRVIAETGAGQHGVATATACAMFGMECVVYMGEEDTRRQALNVFRMELLGAKVVPVQEGARTLKEAVDAALMDYAQNYERTFYLLGSAVGPHPYPTIVRHFQSIIGQEARAQHLEREGRLPDYIVACVGGGSNAIGLFAPFFDDKDVRIVGVEPGGRSLATGEHAATLVAGEPGTLHGFKCYMIKDETGEPAATHSVAAGLDYPGVGPEHSYYKAIGRADYVAISDEEALEAFHALSRAEGIIPAIESSHAVAYAMKLAPSLPSEQSIIVNLSGRGDKDVQQVFDMVRNQG; encoded by the coding sequence AGCAGGCATTTGAGCAGTATAAAGATGATGACGAATTTAATGAAGAATTACAGTACTATTTAAAAGAATATGTAGGAAGACCGAATCCGCTGTACTATGCACAGCGGTTAACCGATAAGCTGGGTGGCGCTAAGATTTATTTAAAGCGTGAAGACTTAAATCATACGGGTGCTCACAAAATTAATAATGTAATGGGACAGGTGCTGCTTGCCAAGCGGATGGGCGCAAAACGTGTCATTGCTGAGACGGGTGCCGGGCAGCATGGTGTGGCAACCGCTACGGCGTGTGCCATGTTTGGCATGGAGTGTGTGGTATATATGGGTGAAGAGGATACGCGGCGCCAAGCGCTTAACGTGTTCCGAATGGAGCTTCTAGGAGCGAAGGTTGTGCCGGTACAAGAGGGTGCTCGCACACTAAAGGAAGCAGTCGATGCTGCGCTTATGGATTATGCCCAGAATTATGAGAGGACATTTTACTTATTAGGATCTGCGGTAGGCCCACATCCGTACCCGACAATCGTACGCCATTTCCAGTCGATCATCGGGCAGGAGGCACGTGCACAGCATTTGGAGAGGGAAGGGCGATTGCCTGACTATATTGTTGCTTGCGTTGGTGGCGGTAGCAATGCCATCGGGTTATTTGCACCGTTTTTTGACGATAAAGATGTGCGGATCGTAGGCGTAGAGCCAGGCGGCAGGAGTCTTGCGACAGGTGAGCATGCAGCGACGCTCGTAGCCGGGGAGCCTGGTACGCTTCATGGATTTAAGTGCTATATGATAAAAGACGAAACCGGAGAGCCGGCCGCTACTCATTCGGTGGCCGCAGGGCTAGATTATCCGGGTGTAGGTCCTGAACATAGCTATTATAAAGCGATTGGTCGTGCTGATTATGTAGCGATCAGCGATGAGGAAGCGCTTGAAGCGTTCCATGCATTATCGCGGGCAGAAGGGATTATTCCAGCTATTGAGAGTTCTCATGCGGTAGCCTATGCGATGAAGCTTGCTCCCTCACTGCCTTCTGAGCAGTCTATTATTGTAAACTTATCCGGTCGTGGCGATAAAGATGTCCAGCAAGTGTTTGATATGGTAAGAAATCAGGGGTAA
- a CDS encoding TVP38/TMEM64 family protein: protein MKRLLVSALVLVIIIYLIMQTTFGQIIRTGNLEQIAVHIQSYGWIAFLIAIAAMVIQTFFPVIPFVLLAGANVLAFGVWPGFFIGWIGAVLAALINFLVARYIGRDWAEKKIGHHSFMKKLNRYAETKGFMIILLSRFIPVMPSSMVNTAAGISSVSFQAFLFATLLGKGPVVFLESVLGHYLMNWEQYKGELFLIVLGLGLFMLGIHYVKKKKSTLLL from the coding sequence TTGAAGCGTCTATTGGTTTCTGCCCTTGTCCTTGTTATTATAATCTATCTGATTATGCAGACAACATTTGGACAGATCATTCGTACAGGGAACCTTGAACAGATTGCTGTACATATTCAATCGTACGGCTGGATTGCCTTTCTTATAGCAATTGCAGCAATGGTTATACAGACGTTTTTTCCTGTAATTCCTTTTGTCCTGCTTGCAGGGGCTAATGTGCTTGCTTTTGGTGTGTGGCCGGGTTTCTTTATCGGCTGGATCGGCGCGGTTTTGGCAGCGCTCATAAATTTTTTAGTGGCACGCTATATAGGGCGAGACTGGGCGGAGAAAAAGATTGGCCACCATTCTTTCATGAAGAAGCTGAATCGGTATGCTGAGACAAAAGGTTTTATGATTATCCTTCTATCTCGCTTTATTCCAGTGATGCCATCAAGCATGGTTAATACAGCGGCGGGCATTTCAAGCGTATCATTTCAAGCTTTTTTGTTTGCGACGTTACTTGGCAAAGGACCGGTAGTGTTCCTAGAATCTGTTTTGGGTCACTATCTTATGAATTGGGAACAGTACAAGGGCGAGTTATTCTTGATTGTGCTTGGTCTTGGCTTATTTATGCTTGGAATTCATTATGTGAAGAAGAAAAAATCAACCTTGCTCTTATAA
- a CDS encoding sensor domain-containing diguanylate cyclase — translation MSHAYTEQIISAFRKSYQVVSLPSFLVVEGWVYIADTTGRVLAYEKIGNPACAIQEVYPVSANGEQMCTDLGNGQFAVTLPILENVWFSSCLGVILPLSVDRNAIDIFLQGLSGVFRFMQEQYIEEEVNSCIQTVNQNLHLDNVMQTIVQRAARNLALSDCIAFVFDEEQDSLLPRWSSSETKLPQWQSEVIYNSQTVYEDIVTHFSDERMILRNGDLDLDSVLRLKTPFNEAWLIAPFRHQEKTIGFLAVIRDRLQPFSTQEERFVCRFTKRLSPAVHNSTLHMRAQRDEQKQAMLFEITKKFHSSINVDDVLQAVIENMRKLYPDMGVDLWMSHDSFSTALPVKQFSISIDGNSVSAQAFMEARTVIARSDGARTLTLAAPLRGKQGVYGVLELFSAKSVSLSLREVEYITMLADTAGNAFENAQLYEQSRRLIKELLLIDEMTSQLNKNIKLNDLLAFITRKLTESFRTEHCCIFSWSDEEEAFVMRASDQDDAEEYILPPIPAFGKLHELFVKKEPILLASGADREMQIASFTYESLMAVPLLEKEEVKGAILLLDSTPNRYTFDDFKRLEMLSRHVKVAVTNASLHAEVERMVVTDNLTGLYNRKYLYDSIRHSQKRDICGSLILIDVDHFKNVNDTYGHQTGDEILIQVANELQASIRASDIAARWGGEEMAVYLPKVQPDIAHQVAERLRINIMHKTSPSVTISSGVAAWIKEEDEETGDVQQLFQLADEALYKAKRTGRNQVCVAELV, via the coding sequence TTGAGCCATGCATATACAGAACAAATTATTAGTGCATTTCGAAAAAGCTATCAGGTTGTTTCCCTCCCATCTTTTTTAGTGGTAGAAGGATGGGTATATATTGCAGATACAACAGGCAGAGTCTTAGCGTATGAAAAAATAGGAAATCCAGCCTGTGCGATACAGGAAGTGTATCCGGTTTCAGCAAATGGAGAGCAGATGTGTACTGATTTGGGAAATGGACAGTTTGCTGTTACGTTACCCATTTTAGAGAACGTATGGTTTTCTAGCTGTTTAGGTGTTATTCTCCCGCTATCTGTCGATCGGAATGCGATCGATATCTTTTTGCAAGGGCTTTCTGGTGTGTTTCGCTTTATGCAAGAGCAGTACATTGAGGAGGAAGTGAACTCCTGTATTCAGACGGTCAATCAAAACCTGCATCTTGATAATGTGATGCAGACGATTGTGCAGCGGGCTGCCCGTAATTTAGCATTGAGTGACTGTATCGCCTTTGTTTTTGACGAGGAGCAGGATAGCTTGCTTCCGCGTTGGTCTTCAAGCGAAACGAAGCTTCCACAGTGGCAATCCGAAGTCATCTACAATTCTCAAACAGTATATGAAGATATTGTTACCCATTTTTCAGACGAGCGCATGATTCTGCGCAATGGCGACCTAGACCTAGATAGCGTGCTGCGATTGAAGACACCGTTTAATGAAGCCTGGTTAATCGCTCCGTTTCGTCATCAGGAGAAGACCATTGGCTTTCTCGCTGTAATACGTGATAGGCTGCAGCCGTTTTCAACTCAGGAAGAGCGATTCGTCTGTCGGTTTACTAAAAGATTGAGCCCGGCTGTGCATAATTCTACATTGCATATGCGTGCGCAGCGTGATGAGCAAAAGCAGGCGATGTTATTTGAAATTACGAAGAAATTTCACTCTTCGATTAATGTGGATGATGTCCTGCAGGCTGTTATTGAGAATATGAGAAAACTATATCCGGATATGGGCGTAGATTTATGGATGTCGCATGATTCATTTTCTACGGCCCTGCCTGTAAAGCAATTTTCAATCTCGATTGATGGAAATAGCGTAAGCGCTCAAGCTTTTATGGAGGCGCGGACCGTAATTGCGCGTTCCGACGGTGCACGGACTTTGACACTTGCCGCTCCGCTGAGGGGCAAACAAGGGGTATACGGCGTGCTGGAGCTGTTTAGTGCCAAGTCGGTGTCCCTTTCTCTGCGTGAAGTCGAATACATTACGATGCTTGCTGATACAGCCGGTAATGCATTTGAGAATGCGCAGCTATACGAGCAATCTCGTAGATTGATCAAAGAATTATTGCTGATCGATGAGATGACAAGTCAGTTGAACAAAAACATTAAACTAAACGATCTTTTAGCTTTTATTACACGTAAATTAACGGAATCATTCCGTACGGAACACTGCTGTATTTTTTCTTGGTCAGATGAAGAGGAGGCATTCGTCATGCGGGCTTCTGACCAAGATGATGCTGAAGAATACATTTTACCGCCGATACCCGCCTTTGGAAAACTACATGAATTATTTGTGAAAAAAGAGCCGATTCTACTGGCAAGTGGTGCGGATCGGGAAATGCAGATCGCTTCGTTTACGTATGAATCACTAATGGCAGTTCCTTTACTTGAGAAAGAAGAAGTAAAAGGCGCCATTCTTCTATTGGATTCTACGCCGAATCGTTATACGTTCGATGACTTTAAACGGCTAGAGATGCTATCCCGTCATGTAAAGGTAGCTGTGACGAACGCTTCGCTGCATGCCGAGGTAGAACGGATGGTTGTAACAGATAATCTTACAGGCTTGTATAATCGTAAGTATTTGTACGACAGCATCCGTCATTCCCAAAAGCGGGATATATGCGGCTCCCTTATCTTAATTGATGTCGATCATTTTAAGAATGTTAATGACACATACGGACATCAAACAGGCGATGAAATTCTAATTCAGGTAGCCAACGAACTTCAGGCTTCCATCCGCGCTTCCGACATCGCAGCCCGTTGGGGAGGCGAAGAGATGGCTGTCTATCTGCCCAAAGTACAGCCGGATATCGCTCATCAGGTGGCAGAGCGCCTTCGGATTAATATCATGCATAAGACATCACCGTCTGTTACGATCTCTAGCGGGGTGGCCGCTTGGATCAAAGAGGAGGACGAAGAGACGGGCGATGTGCAGCAGTTGTTTCAGCTTGCTGATGAGGCGTTGTATAAAGCCAAGCGTACAGGAAGAAATCAAGTATGTGTAGCAGAACTGGTATAG
- a CDS encoding septation ring formation regulator EzrA codes for MMIDKRLQRRNRFFIVWIMLLAVLVSPTYALAAQLPTSLSKSVIDVNNLIKSEEEKEFTRQASGMKQKYKLVAIANAKPGTLEQYAQELLKKFTVEDETMVMVLSIEDKTMVILSGKYFREKGISQEILQRKMEHYFEPYANQGMLMTGATSFVGAVNEELQSQGQKQGSTEQIVTAGAPAPAAADKVTSWPIWLLIGLGLIVAALGGAMYAYTKRSRALKEIDEVDEWRTKVAEQLNAFEIDPSWKKEPGRIKEKYLAILTSLDDLKKDAIADVELILVDAEENLMKFRFKRGKEIIQEAKDKLQRIDDDYRNLHIRLDKLRETLKDVAALKEETVQLAQKNERRLDELRIQYGVSFHSLKEQMNEFDRESQTVKQAEEKGDFEEARDRLQSLVDEQQTVIELLQKVPLLRQTIVKDLDQEIRQLDEDAKEMVESGYTSGEEFFVARLVKIRGKAEKLPVLFEEGKVIEAENLILEIREAIEAVYQTMEEIVMNRHQYRQYMTELPYYLDTLRQDQEYLAGELNDLAQRYQVEDGDAFHYYQQIPEVAADIENTLEQINGDGAKENYDRHGETLTQVAERVTQMMERRELVMKELKDFRHGERMAREEVYDLRSSVARVEQQLKRLHLPKMPYTITSNITLCRQAIGNVEEALQEIPLKIQKVDHLLKEAKEQVTTLLEDGAEMIRDIRMAEDKIQRTNRFRRHDKEISALLATAEKAFHEAEYEEAHAAADQAFRLSQSKYGLEE; via the coding sequence ATGATGATCGATAAGAGACTACAACGGAGAAACCGTTTTTTTATAGTGTGGATAATGCTGCTTGCCGTTCTAGTGAGCCCTACTTATGCGCTGGCGGCTCAACTGCCGACTTCGCTGAGTAAATCGGTTATTGATGTGAATAACCTGATTAAGAGCGAGGAGGAGAAAGAATTTACTCGGCAGGCTTCCGGTATGAAGCAGAAGTACAAGCTGGTGGCTATTGCGAATGCAAAACCGGGAACGTTGGAGCAGTATGCGCAGGAATTACTGAAAAAATTCACGGTCGAAGATGAAACAATGGTGATGGTGTTGTCTATAGAAGATAAAACCATGGTCATTCTTAGCGGAAAATATTTTCGAGAAAAGGGAATTAGCCAGGAAATTCTACAGCGTAAAATGGAGCATTATTTCGAACCATATGCTAATCAGGGCATGCTAATGACTGGAGCAACCTCCTTTGTAGGGGCGGTGAATGAAGAACTTCAGTCACAGGGCCAAAAGCAGGGCAGCACGGAGCAGATTGTAACGGCAGGCGCACCGGCTCCGGCAGCGGCTGACAAAGTAACCTCTTGGCCAATCTGGCTTCTAATCGGGCTTGGGCTTATTGTCGCTGCATTAGGTGGAGCAATGTATGCCTATACGAAGCGAAGCCGCGCGCTTAAAGAAATTGATGAGGTTGATGAGTGGCGCACGAAGGTGGCTGAGCAGCTCAACGCGTTTGAGATTGATCCTTCATGGAAGAAGGAACCAGGTAGAATCAAGGAGAAATATTTGGCGATTCTAACCTCATTAGATGACCTGAAAAAAGATGCGATTGCAGATGTCGAGCTTATTTTGGTTGATGCCGAAGAGAACCTGATGAAATTCCGCTTTAAGCGAGGAAAAGAGATCATTCAGGAAGCAAAAGATAAATTACAGCGTATTGATGATGACTATCGCAATTTACATATCCGACTTGATAAATTACGAGAGACGCTCAAGGATGTAGCTGCGTTAAAGGAAGAGACAGTGCAGCTTGCACAAAAGAACGAACGTCGATTGGACGAGCTTCGGATTCAATATGGTGTCTCCTTTCATTCTTTGAAAGAGCAGATGAATGAGTTTGACAGAGAGTCCCAAACCGTAAAGCAAGCGGAAGAGAAGGGTGATTTTGAGGAGGCGCGTGATCGTCTACAATCTTTGGTTGATGAGCAGCAGACAGTAATAGAGCTTTTGCAAAAGGTGCCGCTGCTGCGCCAGACAATTGTTAAAGATTTGGATCAGGAAATTCGTCAGCTTGATGAAGACGCGAAAGAAATGGTTGAGAGCGGTTATACGAGCGGTGAAGAGTTCTTTGTCGCCCGCCTGGTTAAGATTCGTGGAAAGGCGGAGAAACTTCCAGTCCTATTTGAAGAAGGCAAGGTAATAGAGGCAGAGAATCTTATCCTTGAAATTCGTGAAGCGATTGAAGCCGTCTACCAGACGATGGAAGAGATAGTAATGAATCGTCACCAATATCGGCAGTATATGACGGAATTACCATATTATCTAGATACACTACGGCAGGATCAAGAATACCTGGCAGGTGAACTTAATGATTTGGCTCAGCGCTATCAGGTAGAAGATGGAGATGCGTTTCACTACTACCAGCAAATCCCTGAAGTGGCAGCCGATATTGAGAATACACTTGAACAGATTAATGGCGATGGGGCAAAAGAGAATTACGACCGCCATGGAGAAACGCTTACACAGGTAGCAGAACGTGTTACGCAAATGATGGAGCGACGTGAGCTCGTTATGAAAGAGTTGAAAGACTTCCGTCATGGAGAGCGCATGGCACGTGAAGAAGTATATGATCTGCGCAGTAGCGTGGCTCGTGTAGAACAACAGCTCAAGCGCCTGCATCTGCCGAAGATGCCTTATACAATTACAAGCAATATCACGTTATGTCGTCAAGCAATTGGAAATGTTGAAGAAGCTCTGCAGGAGATTCCGTTAAAGATACAAAAAGTAGATCATTTGTTGAAGGAAGCGAAGGAGCAGGTAACGACACTGCTTGAAGATGGAGCTGAAATGATCCGCGATATACGGATGGCAGAAGATAAAATTCAGCGCACCAACCGTTTTAGACGCCATGATAAAGAAATTTCAGCGTTGCTTGCGACTGCTGAGAAGGCGTTTCATGAGGCCGAATATGAGGAAGCGCATGCAGCAGCGGACCAGGCCTTCCGCCTCTCCCAATCAAAATATGGGTTAGAAGAATAA
- a CDS encoding solute symporter family protein, which yields MAFTFFLLIVAATLIITYFASKKTNTTSEFYTAGGGLTGWQNGLAIAGDYMSAASFLGIAGAIALTGFDGFFFSIGYLVAYLVVLYIVAEPLRNLGKYTMADMIAARFDNAKVRSTAALSTITISIFYMIAQLVGAGALIKLLLGLDYTTSVLIVGTLMTVYVIFGGMTATSWVQIVKAVLLMFGTFLISVMVFAKFNFNVLEMFEHMKTATPLGETFLNPGVKYKDGLDTISINIALVLGTAGLPHILIRFFTVKDAKTARQSVVYATWLIGLFYIMTIFLGFGAAALVGNDEIIAANKAGNMAAPLLAKALGGDLLMAFVAAVAFATILAVVAGLVLAAASAFAHDFYSHIIRKGKATEKEQMVAARYASIGVAILSVILALFAQKMNVAFLVSLAFCVAASANLPVIIFTIFWRRFNTAGAITGMLVGLFTALILVAVSPSVLDPTPGKAILTGTPLISLTNPALISVPAGFIAAYLGAILFGKPESDAKFDEVVVKANTGIRESA from the coding sequence ATGGCATTTACTTTCTTTCTTCTTATTGTAGCTGCTACGCTTATTATCACTTATTTCGCTTCCAAAAAAACCAATACGACCAGTGAATTTTATACAGCAGGCGGCGGCCTGACAGGTTGGCAGAACGGCCTGGCAATTGCCGGCGATTATATGTCTGCCGCTTCCTTCCTCGGTATTGCCGGAGCAATCGCGCTTACCGGATTCGATGGATTCTTCTTCAGTATCGGCTATTTGGTAGCTTACCTTGTGGTATTGTATATTGTGGCTGAACCACTGCGTAATCTCGGTAAATATACGATGGCTGACATGATCGCAGCTCGCTTCGATAATGCAAAGGTTCGTAGTACAGCAGCGCTCAGCACGATTACGATTTCCATTTTTTATATGATTGCCCAACTTGTAGGGGCAGGCGCACTCATTAAGCTTCTTCTCGGATTAGACTATACAACCTCAGTGCTGATTGTTGGTACACTGATGACCGTATACGTTATCTTCGGCGGCATGACAGCAACCAGTTGGGTACAGATCGTCAAAGCTGTCCTGCTAATGTTCGGTACATTCTTAATCTCCGTCATGGTATTTGCAAAATTTAACTTCAATGTTCTTGAGATGTTCGAACATATGAAAACAGCTACGCCACTCGGCGAGACATTCCTAAATCCAGGTGTTAAATACAAGGATGGATTAGATACCATCTCGATCAATATCGCGCTCGTGCTTGGTACAGCAGGTCTACCACATATCTTAATCCGCTTCTTCACCGTAAAGGATGCAAAGACAGCACGTCAATCAGTTGTATACGCAACTTGGCTGATCGGACTATTCTACATCATGACGATCTTCCTCGGATTCGGTGCCGCAGCGCTTGTAGGAAATGATGAGATTATCGCAGCAAACAAAGCAGGGAACATGGCAGCACCACTGCTCGCCAAAGCATTGGGTGGAGATTTACTGATGGCATTCGTAGCTGCTGTGGCATTTGCAACCATCCTTGCTGTTGTAGCGGGTCTCGTACTGGCAGCAGCTTCCGCATTCGCTCATGATTTCTACAGCCATATTATCCGTAAAGGCAAAGCGACCGAAAAAGAGCAAATGGTGGCAGCACGCTACGCTTCCATCGGTGTAGCCATCCTCTCCGTTATTCTTGCACTGTTCGCACAGAAGATGAATGTTGCGTTCCTTGTGTCACTTGCCTTCTGCGTAGCGGCCAGTGCAAATCTCCCTGTTATCATCTTTACAATCTTCTGGCGCCGCTTTAATACGGCAGGAGCGATTACAGGGATGCTGGTTGGACTCTTTACCGCTCTTATTCTTGTGGCTGTAAGTCCAAGCGTGCTCGATCCGACTCCAGGCAAAGCGATTCTAACCGGAACGCCGCTGATTAGTTTAACAAATCCAGCTCTTATCTCTGTACCTGCCGGATTCATCGCCGCCTACCTTGGTGCCATCCTTTTCGGAAAACCAGAAAGCGATGCGAAATTTGATGAGGTTGTGGTAAAAGCTAATACAGGAATTCGCGAATCTGCGTAA